In Thalassotalea sp. Sam97, a single window of DNA contains:
- a CDS encoding DUF5011 domain-containing protein, with amino-acid sequence MKTGFPGTYKSIIFYILLITLSQVLTGCFHDSDKVNSSDKDDSAVDKIPPVITLIGDNPVTIAQNETYTDPGATANDNIDGTVTVEVSGNVDTSVIGTYTLTYTASDKAGNKSTSQRTVNVVDVTAPEITIVGDNPATIAQNATYTDPGATANDDVDGSVTVEVSGNIDSSIIGTYILTYTAKDKAGNQSSVERTVNVVDVTPPIITIVGDNPITVAFNETFTDPGATAIDDVDGDVTVEVSGNVDSSVIGSYTLTYTATDKAGNQSSVERTVNVIDVSPPVIVINGDNPITIAVNSDFIDLGATAIDDVDGNVAVTPSGTVDTSTEGSYTINYTAIDNAGNESNSSRTVHVKQASLSGTAAAGAAIVGTVTVKGSLGKTVSTAIEADGNYQIDVSGLVAPFRIRATGTVGKQAYKLHSYATEADLGNTINITPFTDLIIANAARQATEIFFESEENTSLDEEEIDAQETALQRKLQDILDALGVDPAIDLLNTSFNADHSGLDAVLDIIKIENISETIVQITNLIDGTSIQDDITFGDDNDESLSVDKDNLNNAVSDIQAITSTFSNLSSRLKSGSSILRILSNDFLEHDQDKSTFISEITTDPTYTRVDFASIAVTELDSVMGSANVSFNVMIDGEIDPEKIFWLVGKDETLGWQLRGDQRIVDLDAITYHCNDSNGFDELAGSCGINVAIRDENFANNGTGGEAISSASVTILDGSDESIKAQFYLGTSENAPAGELQVYNEGIAEFQGDWRSFGSAAGAIASTTFAPNDIVRYSIYTQPLDLSVPSMPVVSIGNEIATYSVPILFSPEVTGLYPELTPETLADLDTYTLGDSISLTWVLTTGTVSDEVLVELTDGAGNQIEISRELLSPTATTIAVSADEIAQLMVDNPYFDPYSDDITMLIRIYARAPLATQYHSTDYQFNLTGEQPELTCGYESGWDENADTGLGRPFTPRSFADFEALLADCGGGLAFSAEDFAGKVFISSEDGYLLSFNNDGKGTEAEPSTGSGSFLFHWYVEEASDISYLVIYSDSTIDSSFPEGYSMRETTALLSITGAKGVELADYSLITYFEGSNFGDMDRDADSDGAISLETMTLGAIEERNPQLVCGYESGWDSDADNGLGAPITPNSFADFEALLADCGGALELNYENIAGKAFFNENFPFGTEDWGFNDDGQGTKEEPNSGAFVIGSKGTIKFNWYIEQAGDMDYLVMYSNSTIDSNIPEGYSIRQTTALLAITDPSREELGQRYFLINYFEGANFGDMVRDVGSDGEIWFVPMAVNER; translated from the coding sequence ATGAAAACGGGCTTTCCAGGAACCTATAAAAGTATAATTTTTTATATACTCCTTATTACTCTATCACAAGTTTTAACGGGGTGTTTTCACGATAGCGATAAAGTCAATAGCAGCGACAAAGATGATAGTGCTGTTGATAAGATCCCCCCTGTAATCACTCTTATTGGAGACAACCCTGTAACGATTGCTCAAAATGAAACATATACCGACCCTGGTGCTACCGCCAACGATAATATCGACGGCACAGTTACAGTAGAAGTTTCCGGTAATGTGGATACATCAGTCATCGGAACTTATACACTAACTTACACTGCATCTGATAAAGCAGGAAATAAAAGTACGTCACAACGCACAGTTAATGTAGTCGATGTAACCGCTCCAGAAATAACAATCGTTGGCGATAATCCAGCGACAATTGCACAAAATGCAACTTATACCGACCCTGGAGCTACCGCGAATGATGATGTAGATGGCAGCGTTACTGTAGAAGTATCGGGCAACATCGACTCGTCAATTATAGGCACTTATATACTGACTTATACAGCAAAAGATAAAGCAGGAAATCAAAGTTCTGTAGAGCGTACAGTCAATGTCGTCGATGTTACTCCTCCAATAATAACTATCGTTGGAGATAATCCGATTACTGTTGCTTTTAACGAAACGTTCACTGACCCAGGTGCTACCGCTATCGACGATGTAGATGGTGATGTTACAGTGGAAGTATCGGGCAATGTCGATTCGTCAGTTATTGGCAGTTATACACTGACTTATACAGCGACAGATAAGGCTGGAAATCAAAGTTCTGTTGAGCGTACAGTCAATGTCATCGATGTAAGTCCGCCAGTAATTGTAATTAATGGAGATAATCCTATTACCATCGCGGTTAATAGTGATTTTATTGACCTTGGGGCGACGGCTATTGATGATGTAGATGGAAACGTTGCAGTCACACCCTCTGGTACTGTTGATACGTCAACAGAGGGGAGCTACACAATCAATTATACGGCCATTGATAACGCAGGTAATGAAAGTAATAGTAGTCGTACCGTACATGTCAAGCAGGCTTCCTTAAGTGGTACTGCTGCTGCTGGGGCTGCGATTGTTGGAACGGTAACTGTAAAAGGCTCTTTAGGGAAAACAGTCTCAACCGCAATTGAGGCCGACGGCAATTATCAAATAGATGTTAGTGGGTTAGTAGCACCGTTTCGCATTCGCGCTACAGGCACTGTAGGCAAGCAAGCCTATAAACTACATTCTTACGCTACTGAAGCAGATTTAGGAAATACCATCAATATTACTCCATTTACTGACTTGATAATTGCAAATGCCGCGCGGCAAGCTACCGAAATCTTTTTTGAGTCCGAAGAAAACACCTCACTAGATGAAGAAGAGATTGACGCACAAGAAACAGCGTTACAGCGTAAACTTCAGGATATTTTAGATGCTTTAGGGGTAGATCCCGCCATTGACTTACTTAACACGAGCTTTAATGCAGATCATTCCGGTTTAGATGCTGTTCTAGATATTATAAAAATTGAAAATATTTCTGAAACTATTGTGCAAATCACTAATTTAATCGATGGCACATCGATACAAGATGATATTACTTTCGGTGATGATAATGATGAATCATTATCGGTAGATAAAGACAATCTAAATAACGCTGTATCTGATATTCAGGCAATTACTTCGACTTTCAGTAACCTCTCATCACGTCTCAAAAGTGGTAGTTCCATTTTACGTATTCTTTCTAATGATTTCTTAGAACACGATCAGGATAAGTCAACATTTATATCAGAGATAACGACTGATCCGACATATACAAGGGTAGATTTTGCGAGCATTGCGGTAACAGAGCTTGATTCTGTCATGGGTAGCGCAAATGTCAGTTTTAATGTAATGATTGATGGTGAAATAGATCCAGAAAAAATATTTTGGCTGGTGGGTAAAGACGAAACTTTAGGTTGGCAATTACGAGGAGATCAACGGATAGTCGATTTAGATGCGATAACCTACCATTGTAACGACTCTAATGGCTTTGATGAATTAGCGGGCAGCTGTGGAATAAATGTCGCAATCAGGGATGAAAATTTCGCCAATAACGGAACTGGCGGAGAGGCTATTTCCTCTGCATCCGTTACGATTTTAGACGGTAGTGATGAAAGCATTAAAGCGCAGTTTTATTTAGGAACCTCAGAAAATGCCCCAGCCGGTGAGTTACAAGTATACAACGAAGGGATTGCTGAATTTCAAGGAGACTGGCGCTCCTTTGGCAGCGCGGCAGGAGCAATAGCGTCAACTACTTTCGCTCCCAATGATATTGTACGTTACAGCATTTATACCCAACCTCTTGATTTATCTGTACCCTCGATGCCAGTCGTGAGCATAGGTAATGAAATTGCGACTTATAGTGTGCCTATATTATTTTCCCCCGAAGTAACAGGCTTATATCCTGAACTTACTCCTGAAACGCTAGCAGATCTGGACACGTACACTTTAGGCGATAGCATATCATTGACTTGGGTCTTAACGACCGGCACGGTAAGTGATGAAGTACTGGTAGAACTGACTGATGGCGCGGGCAACCAAATTGAAATTTCGAGGGAGTTACTCTCACCAACAGCAACCACCATAGCGGTTTCAGCTGACGAAATAGCACAACTGATGGTCGATAATCCTTATTTTGACCCTTATTCTGATGATATTACCATGCTCATCAGAATATATGCACGGGCGCCATTAGCAACCCAATACCATTCTACCGACTATCAATTCAACCTAACGGGTGAACAACCTGAGCTAACCTGTGGTTACGAATCTGGTTGGGATGAGAATGCAGACACCGGATTAGGAAGGCCTTTCACCCCACGCAGTTTCGCCGATTTTGAAGCACTATTAGCTGATTGTGGTGGCGGTTTAGCGTTTAGTGCTGAGGACTTTGCCGGTAAGGTTTTTATATCTTCAGAGGATGGTTATTTATTAAGCTTTAACAACGATGGTAAAGGTACTGAGGCCGAACCCAGCACTGGTTCAGGAAGCTTCCTATTTCATTGGTATGTTGAGGAGGCGAGCGATATAAGCTATTTGGTAATATATTCTGACTCAACAATTGATAGCAGTTTCCCCGAAGGATATTCGATGCGTGAAACTACAGCACTTCTTTCGATTACCGGGGCGAAGGGAGTGGAGTTGGCTGACTATTCTCTAATAACCTATTTTGAGGGTTCAAATTTTGGTGATATGGACCGCGATGCAGATAGCGATGGCGCAATAAGTCTTGAAACGATGACTTTAGGGGCAATTGAAGAGCGAAATCCACAGCTGGTTTGTGGCTACGAATCGGGATGGGACAGTGATGCAGACAATGGCTTAGGGGCGCCAATAACCCCAAATAGCTTTGCTGACTTTGAAGCGCTATTAGCCGACTGTGGAGGCGCACTTGAGCTTAACTATGAAAATATAGCAGGTAAAGCCTTCTTTAATGAAAATTTTCCATTTGGAACCGAAGACTGGGGCTTTAATGACGATGGTCAAGGGACCAAAGAGGAGCCGAATAGCGGGGCTTTTGTTATTGGAAGCAAAGGAACAATTAAGTTTAATTGGTATATTGAGCAAGCGGGTGATATGGACTATTTAGTGATGTATAGTAATTCAACAATTGACAGTAACATCCCTGAAGGATATTCAATACGTCAAACCACTGCATTGCTGGCTATCACTGATCCTTCGCGTGAAGAGTTGGGTCAACGGTACTTTTTAATTAACTATTTTGAGGGGGCAAATTTTGGTGATATGGTTCGTGATGTTGGTTCTGATGGTGAAATCTGGTTTGTGCCTATGGCTGTAAATGAGCGGTAA
- a CDS encoding ATP-binding protein: MTKIYFPERFDRDTLAPFFDELDYHQNTPDVCIDCSTLRYSYPTAMLVAGSKLRSWVRIRRQNNIRTTKSGHDRSTNVHSYLMHLGFFNFILMGGGNQVGQAPGSSAYLPITKIEKPAYDANTQELQIWYDNIMSSVRGLARVVSGTVEDTEENRLYNYALREIIRNVFEHSNATECYVCGQRWRNGKVEIAVIDEGIGIANSLRRSHIVANDMEALFMAIKPGISSTTNINQANNVYDNSGFGLYILSQLASSFGWFVLGSSTARIVGHTKQIIQESLNFNGTYFGMQLQRSPQQFSQLLEDIIRYGEKEAEASGISQKASGMSKFY; the protein is encoded by the coding sequence ATGACCAAAATATACTTTCCTGAACGATTTGATAGAGATACTCTTGCACCTTTCTTCGATGAATTGGATTATCATCAAAACACGCCGGATGTTTGTATTGACTGTTCTACACTAAGGTATTCTTACCCAACAGCGATGCTAGTCGCAGGTTCTAAGCTAAGAAGTTGGGTCAGAATTCGGCGACAGAACAATATTAGAACGACAAAATCAGGGCATGATCGTTCAACTAATGTTCATTCTTATTTAATGCATCTAGGTTTTTTTAACTTTATCTTGATGGGAGGGGGTAACCAAGTTGGCCAAGCACCTGGTTCATCAGCTTATTTGCCGATCACTAAAATAGAAAAGCCCGCATATGATGCAAACACTCAAGAACTTCAAATTTGGTATGACAATATCATGTCAAGTGTAAGAGGTCTTGCGAGAGTTGTTTCTGGCACAGTAGAAGATACCGAAGAAAACCGACTTTATAATTATGCTCTTCGTGAGATCATTCGAAACGTATTCGAACATTCAAATGCAACAGAGTGTTATGTGTGTGGCCAACGTTGGCGAAATGGTAAAGTCGAAATTGCTGTTATTGATGAAGGGATTGGAATTGCAAACTCCTTGAGGAGGTCACACATAGTTGCTAATGATATGGAAGCTCTTTTCATGGCAATCAAGCCAGGAATATCAAGTACTACGAATATTAATCAAGCTAACAATGTTTATGATAATTCTGGATTTGGTTTATATATATTAAGTCAATTAGCATCTAGTTTTGGGTGGTTTGTTTTAGGTAGTAGTACAGCTAGAATCGTTGGGCACACGAAGCAAATTATTCAAGAAAGCCTTAACTTTAACGGAACTTATTTTGGCATGCAATTGCAACGCTCACCTCAGCAATTTAGTCAACTTCTAGAAGACATTATTAGGTACGGTGAGAAAGAAGCTGAAGCGAGTGGTATTTCACAAAAAGCATCCGGTATGTCAAAGTTTTACTGA
- a CDS encoding tyrosine-type recombinase/integrase codes for MAALSVQIKLALSSASGIHVRSGNLYVQFKLPDKVKAVRKAIGYPATLENIEAAKLTLANIKRDINIGLYKHDPDTFWERHFPTNTAVHGLVNISLRECFAEYREENSGALTDPSSDKMTTAINWMNHYNYADKAVKFLTKDVLEKVRKKTVEGDKKAKFSGCATSTVNEYTKTVKKVLDHAVDKGYIKINPVPQLKKLPKDDFNSDAHDDDVRPFSQAELDSLLKAIHVHRIRLMVTLLAWTGMRHGELKALAWEDIDFDGGIIHVKYNLTRKGKLKVAKTQAGIRKIEMLPIVQGVLLEQFKKTGHAEKRLDVIHYKNHKTKVLNRRRVFLHRDNQPYRRPEVTTKSGQWEIWLKKADIPYRPAYQLRHTYASRLLMANAKPTWLAQQMGHKDWSMISTIYAKWIPAQEPNYINTLAKALGQTAS; via the coding sequence ATGGCCGCGTTGTCAGTACAGATAAAGCTAGCGCTCTCCAGCGCTAGCGGTATCCATGTCCGTTCCGGTAACCTTTATGTGCAATTTAAATTGCCTGATAAGGTCAAAGCTGTCCGCAAAGCTATTGGATATCCGGCAACACTTGAAAATATAGAAGCGGCAAAGCTCACCCTCGCTAATATCAAAAGGGATATAAACATTGGCTTATATAAACATGACCCAGATACTTTCTGGGAAAGACACTTTCCGACCAATACTGCTGTTCACGGTTTGGTAAATATTAGCTTGCGTGAATGTTTTGCTGAGTACAGAGAAGAAAACAGTGGTGCTTTGACTGATCCCAGTAGTGATAAAATGACCACAGCGATTAACTGGATGAACCATTATAATTACGCAGACAAAGCCGTAAAATTTCTAACGAAAGATGTTTTAGAAAAAGTTCGCAAAAAAACTGTTGAAGGTGATAAAAAAGCAAAATTTTCTGGATGCGCGACAAGTACTGTTAACGAGTACACCAAGACCGTAAAAAAGGTCTTAGATCATGCTGTAGACAAAGGGTATATCAAGATCAACCCAGTACCGCAATTGAAAAAGCTTCCAAAGGACGATTTTAATTCCGATGCTCATGATGACGATGTTCGCCCGTTTTCACAGGCGGAATTAGACTCTCTACTCAAAGCTATTCACGTTCACCGCATTCGACTAATGGTAACGCTATTAGCATGGACAGGAATGCGTCATGGTGAACTGAAAGCTTTAGCATGGGAGGATATAGATTTCGATGGCGGTATTATTCACGTTAAATACAATTTAACGCGCAAAGGCAAGCTCAAAGTTGCGAAAACTCAGGCAGGGATCAGAAAAATTGAAATGTTGCCTATTGTGCAAGGAGTATTGCTCGAACAATTTAAAAAGACTGGTCATGCCGAAAAACGCTTAGACGTTATTCACTACAAAAATCACAAGACTAAAGTACTGAATCGTCGTCGCGTATTTCTCCATAGAGACAATCAACCTTACCGTCGTCCAGAGGTCACGACAAAGTCTGGCCAATGGGAGATATGGCTCAAAAAAGCGGATATCCCATATCGTCCGGCATATCAATTGCGACATACATATGCAAGTCGTTTGTTAATGGCCAATGCCAAGCCTACTTGGTTAGCACAACAAATGGGTCATAAAGACTGGAGTATGATAAGTACTATTTACGCTAAGTGGATTCCTGCTCAAGAACCAAATTACATAAACACGCTTGCGAAAGCGCTCGGGCAAACAGCTTCTTAA
- a CDS encoding LexA family protein produces the protein MKVCPYYIQAGISGFESPATEYKEIGLSLDSLLIMHPNATFIGIAQGRSMEQVGIFDGDLLIVDRSVDVNTGDVIVAALNGEFVCKIIHKQKAQLLSASAEYAPVTVTSDDSFSIEGVVVSSIRLHRQPRELKA, from the coding sequence ATGAAAGTTTGTCCTTATTATATTCAAGCTGGGATCAGTGGCTTTGAAAGTCCTGCGACTGAGTATAAAGAGATAGGGTTATCGTTAGATAGTTTGCTTATCATGCATCCCAACGCCACATTTATTGGTATAGCGCAAGGTCGTTCTATGGAGCAGGTTGGGATTTTTGATGGTGATTTACTCATCGTTGATCGCTCTGTTGATGTTAATACGGGCGATGTGATTGTTGCTGCTCTTAACGGTGAGTTCGTATGCAAAATTATTCATAAGCAAAAAGCTCAGTTATTGTCGGCGTCAGCTGAATATGCGCCGGTAACCGTCACCTCTGATGATAGCTTTTCAATTGAAGGTGTCGTGGTTTCATCGATACGCCTGCACCGTCAACCAAGGGAGCTAAAGGCGTGA
- a CDS encoding YbaB/EbfC family nucleoid-associated protein, with amino-acid sequence MFKGGMGNIMKQAQQMQAKMQKAQEEIANMEVTGEAGAGMVKVTMAGNHNVRRVEIDESLMEDDKDMVEDLVAAAFNDAVRRVEETSKEKMAAVTGGMQMPPGMKMPF; translated from the coding sequence ATGTTTAAAGGCGGCATGGGCAATATCATGAAGCAAGCCCAACAAATGCAAGCGAAAATGCAAAAAGCGCAAGAAGAGATTGCTAACATGGAAGTCACCGGTGAAGCCGGCGCTGGCATGGTAAAAGTAACTATGGCTGGTAACCACAATGTACGTCGTGTTGAAATTGACGAGAGCTTAATGGAAGACGACAAAGACATGGTTGAAGACTTAGTGGCTGCAGCATTTAACGATGCGGTACGCCGTGTAGAAGAAACATCGAAAGAAAAAATGGCGGCGGTAACCGGCGGCATGCAAATGCCACCAGGCATGAAAATGCCGTTCTAG
- a CDS encoding Y-family DNA polymerase, protein MIGLIDATGFYSACEKVYDPQIRNKPVVCVSNNDGCIVAMCPIARALGVPKFEPLFKVRKFLDQAGVVIRSSNYELYADLSERMMTVIGRFAQRQHIYSIDESFITLPDDADYQQVALEIRKAVWREVKLPVGVGIANTATLAKAANHAAKRIDGYRGICVIDDEQHRIQVLSKMGVADVWGVGRRLAKKLKLLDLTSALDLSRQPPKDIRKQFSVVLERTVNELNGIKALDWDDVKAPKQQIFSTRSFGEPIRDIDQLASAFATHGATVAYKARQQDSYIKRLIIFAASSPFKEKRYAKTLSIDLVSPSNDTLVINNAIRRGLTSVFMEGVDFIRCGVGAVELQTGFVQTDLLSPSKDSPALMSCLDAINNRYGAGALHTASTKQSKWHMRREYLSPHYTTRWHDVPRIKC, encoded by the coding sequence GTGATTGGTCTTATCGATGCAACTGGCTTTTATAGTGCTTGTGAAAAGGTCTATGACCCTCAGATACGCAACAAGCCGGTGGTTTGTGTGAGCAACAATGACGGCTGTATCGTGGCGATGTGTCCGATAGCACGAGCGTTAGGTGTCCCTAAATTTGAACCTTTATTTAAAGTTCGCAAGTTTTTAGATCAAGCAGGCGTTGTCATTCGATCGAGTAATTATGAGTTATATGCCGATTTATCTGAACGCATGATGACAGTGATCGGCCGCTTCGCGCAGCGACAACACATATACAGTATTGATGAAAGCTTTATCACCTTGCCTGACGATGCTGATTATCAACAAGTTGCGTTAGAGATCCGCAAGGCGGTTTGGCGTGAAGTGAAGTTACCTGTTGGCGTAGGTATTGCCAATACTGCAACGCTTGCTAAAGCGGCGAATCATGCGGCTAAGCGAATTGATGGTTACCGAGGTATTTGCGTTATTGATGATGAGCAACACCGTATTCAAGTTTTATCAAAAATGGGCGTCGCTGACGTGTGGGGTGTTGGTCGCAGGTTAGCGAAGAAATTAAAGCTGTTAGATTTGACAAGTGCATTGGATTTATCAAGGCAGCCACCAAAAGATATCCGTAAACAATTCTCTGTTGTACTCGAACGTACCGTAAATGAATTAAACGGTATAAAGGCGCTAGACTGGGACGACGTTAAGGCACCAAAACAACAAATATTTAGTACCCGTTCGTTTGGTGAGCCTATTCGAGATATAGATCAATTAGCGAGCGCCTTTGCAACACATGGTGCCACTGTCGCCTATAAAGCGAGACAGCAAGACTCGTATATTAAGCGCTTGATAATCTTTGCTGCATCGTCCCCGTTTAAGGAAAAGCGTTATGCGAAAACATTATCTATTGACTTAGTGAGTCCTTCAAACGATACGCTTGTGATTAATAACGCTATTCGCCGTGGTCTCACTAGCGTTTTTATGGAAGGCGTTGATTTTATTCGCTGCGGCGTTGGCGCGGTGGAGTTGCAAACCGGTTTTGTTCAAACAGATCTGTTAAGCCCGAGCAAAGATAGCCCTGCATTAATGAGTTGCCTAGACGCGATTAACAACCGTTATGGCGCCGGCGCGTTGCATACTGCATCAACTAAACAGAGCAAGTGGCACATGCGGCGAGAGTATTTATCACCACATTACACAACACGTTGGCATGATGTACCGAGGATAAAATGCTAG
- a CDS encoding recombinase family protein encodes MGYARVSSSDQDLQLQISQLSNLGCEKVFAEKVSGKSLNRPKLNELMSFAREGDTVIVTKTDRLARNTIDALNIAEQLKTGGIGLKLLDLGDIDINSDLGHVIFTVMSTFAELERKRINQRRQEGQDKARAEGKHLGRHKNTELRSEIEKLLKLGLSKNSIAKKLNCSRTTVYSVAKGLSQEETILD; translated from the coding sequence ATCGGTTACGCCCGCGTCAGTAGCAGCGACCAAGATCTGCAATTACAAATCAGTCAACTCAGCAATTTGGGATGCGAGAAAGTCTTCGCGGAAAAAGTCTCTGGAAAGTCGCTAAATAGGCCAAAACTCAACGAGCTCATGAGTTTCGCCAGAGAAGGCGACACCGTAATAGTCACAAAAACCGACCGCTTGGCAAGAAATACCATTGATGCTCTCAACATTGCCGAACAACTCAAAACAGGCGGTATCGGTCTTAAACTACTCGATCTAGGTGATATAGATATTAACAGCGATCTTGGCCATGTAATTTTCACCGTCATGTCGACATTTGCCGAGCTTGAACGAAAGCGCATAAACCAACGCCGGCAAGAAGGCCAAGATAAGGCTAGAGCCGAAGGCAAGCACCTTGGCCGACATAAGAATACTGAACTAAGAAGCGAAATAGAAAAGTTGCTCAAATTAGGTCTATCGAAAAACAGCATAGCCAAGAAACTGAACTGCAGCAGAACTACTGTGTACAGCGTTGCAAAGGGACTTTCCCAGGAAGAGACCATCTTAGATTAG